Proteins from a genomic interval of Paenibacillus sp. RC334:
- a CDS encoding glycosyltransferase family 2 protein: MTKPPVTISLCMIVQNEEQTLARCLDSVADLMDEMIIVDTGSTDQTKTIAARYTDRLYTFDWNDDFASARNESFDKATCSYVLWLDADDVLLEPDRERLRSLKRHLSMDIDAVVMPLHLAEGEQGEPLFTSRRIRLVKRERQYRWAGRLHEDLVIPEGRIVHSDVAVTHRRMEDHTLRNQRILARWISESGKLEGRLLYFYANECFDRKEYVEAAEAFNRLLGEPSGYREDRITACVRLAECYLHLVQPEQQLDSLLRSFRYDVPQADLCCMIGDWFFTRKEWSTAAYWYEKALEQRGVSGLRAVPLPCYSWLPHVRLSHCCANLGKLDASYEHNQKALRYLPEDPHLLDNELKLRSAIQNLSSSARPSK, encoded by the coding sequence ATAACTAAACCTCCCGTCACCATCAGCTTGTGTATGATTGTGCAAAACGAGGAGCAGACACTTGCCCGCTGTCTGGATTCGGTGGCGGACCTGATGGATGAAATGATCATCGTGGACACAGGTTCCACGGATCAGACGAAGACGATTGCAGCCCGTTATACGGATCGGCTGTATACATTCGACTGGAACGACGATTTTGCCTCCGCCCGTAACGAATCGTTCGACAAGGCGACCTGTTCCTATGTCCTGTGGCTGGATGCGGACGATGTGCTGCTGGAGCCGGATCGGGAGCGCCTGCGTTCCTTGAAGCGGCATTTGTCTATGGACATTGACGCGGTGGTGATGCCACTCCATCTGGCGGAAGGTGAGCAGGGGGAGCCATTATTCACCTCGCGCCGTATTCGTCTCGTGAAGCGGGAGCGTCAATACCGCTGGGCAGGGCGTCTGCATGAGGATCTGGTGATACCCGAGGGGCGAATCGTCCATTCAGATGTGGCTGTAACGCACCGCCGCATGGAAGATCACACGCTCCGTAATCAACGTATCCTTGCCCGCTGGATCAGCGAAAGCGGCAAGCTGGAGGGACGTCTGCTGTATTTTTACGCGAATGAGTGCTTTGATCGTAAGGAATATGTCGAGGCGGCAGAGGCGTTCAATCGCCTGCTGGGAGAGCCGAGTGGCTATCGGGAGGACCGGATTACGGCTTGCGTACGGTTGGCGGAATGCTATCTTCATCTCGTGCAGCCGGAGCAACAACTGGATAGTTTGCTGCGCTCCTTCCGATATGATGTGCCGCAAGCGGATCTGTGCTGCATGATCGGTGACTGGTTCTTCACACGAAAAGAGTGGAGCACAGCCGCCTACTGGTACGAAAAAGCACTGGAGCAGCGGGGCGTATCTGGTTTGAGAGCTGTTCCGCTGCCCTGCTACTCCTGGCTGCCGCATGTACGACTTAGCCATTGCTGTGCCAATCTGGGCAAGCTGGACGCTTCATATGAGCATAACCAAAAAGCTTTGCGATACTTGCCTGAGGACCCGCATTTGCTGGATAACGAACTCAAGCTCAGGAGTGCTATTCAAAACCTTTCATCCTCAGCCCGCCCTTCAAAATAG
- a CDS encoding methyltransferase domain-containing protein, with amino-acid sequence MAEWYEQSFGEDYLLVYKHRDFQGAYQEVQKMISWLKLPQGSSVLDLCCGMGRHSLALADAGYKVTGVDLSGVLLREAHASDPEGRVSWHQGDMREVPLEESFDAVVNLFTSFGYFEEDAEQLRVLKEIYRLLKPGGRFIIDYLNPAYVAAHLMPHSSREDEGSQIEEHRVIEDGFVKKQIAIRSIVVAGEEPARVYHERVKLYPYEKFRALLEEAGLSVEQVHGSYNEDEYIENASPRMIFVGVRA; translated from the coding sequence ATGGCAGAATGGTATGAGCAGAGCTTTGGGGAAGATTACTTATTAGTATACAAGCATCGCGACTTTCAGGGAGCCTATCAGGAAGTGCAGAAAATGATCTCCTGGCTCAAATTGCCGCAGGGATCCAGCGTATTGGATTTGTGCTGTGGTATGGGACGTCATTCGCTTGCGCTCGCAGATGCCGGCTATAAGGTAACGGGCGTGGATTTGTCCGGTGTGCTGCTGCGTGAAGCACATGCTTCCGATCCTGAAGGACGGGTTAGCTGGCATCAGGGCGATATGAGAGAGGTGCCGCTGGAGGAAAGCTTTGATGCGGTGGTAAATTTGTTTACTTCCTTCGGTTACTTTGAGGAGGACGCGGAGCAGCTTAGAGTATTAAAAGAAATTTATCGGCTGTTGAAGCCGGGCGGACGTTTTATTATAGATTATTTGAATCCTGCGTACGTAGCCGCTCATCTGATGCCGCATTCGTCACGGGAGGATGAAGGAAGTCAGATTGAGGAGCATCGGGTTATCGAGGACGGATTTGTGAAAAAACAGATTGCCATTCGTTCAATAGTAGTAGCGGGTGAAGAGCCTGCACGTGTGTATCATGAGCGCGTCAAGCTGTATCCGTATGAAAAATTCCGTGCTTTGCTGGAGGAAGCGGGACTGTCTGTAGAGCAGGTACATGGAAGCTATAACGAAGATGAATATATTGAAAATGCATCGCCCCGAATGATTTTTGTCGGTGTGCGTGCTTGA
- a CDS encoding GT-D fold domain-containing glycosyltransferase: protein MTKPKYLEIDEVLNHLKLALDQQQPFSLIRIGDGENLILSQDTVWPMEKVLQERWAVKANLGQKGLFLPNTKLRDSVAEAVRKVDIAGILPYDDESIKAPSYMKRELTDQVFNHYSLSPALTCHACLNRYLAETPAFWDMLKNRRILLVTRTAAEVKPVLEAEPYQLHIPHTLAFHQYEQMDKTLQWIAAHKDDFDIALFSCGVNAVVLAQKTAELTGKVGIDFGKAINIVMFGKAN from the coding sequence ATGACTAAGCCAAAGTATCTGGAGATTGACGAGGTATTGAATCATTTGAAGTTGGCACTGGATCAACAGCAGCCCTTCTCGCTCATTCGGATTGGGGATGGTGAAAATTTGATTTTGTCTCAGGATACCGTCTGGCCGATGGAAAAGGTGTTGCAGGAACGTTGGGCAGTCAAAGCCAATCTCGGGCAAAAAGGATTGTTTCTACCGAATACGAAATTGCGAGATTCGGTAGCCGAGGCGGTACGCAAAGTCGATATTGCTGGCATCCTGCCTTATGATGACGAATCTATCAAAGCACCGTCCTATATGAAGCGGGAGCTGACCGACCAGGTTTTTAACCATTACAGCCTCTCTCCTGCGCTGACCTGCCATGCCTGCCTGAACCGGTATTTGGCTGAGACACCCGCTTTCTGGGACATGCTTAAAAATCGGCGCATCCTGCTCGTCACCCGTACAGCCGCCGAAGTGAAGCCCGTCCTTGAAGCCGAGCCGTATCAGCTGCATATCCCGCACACGCTTGCATTTCATCAATATGAACAAATGGATAAAACGCTCCAGTGGATCGCAGCGCATAAAGATGACTTTGATATTGCGCTATTCTCCTGCGGGGTCAATGCGGTCGTACTGGCGCAAAAAACGGCAGAACTAACTGGCAAAGTAGGTATAGACTTCGGCAAGGCAATTAATATCGTAATGTTCGGCAAAGCGAATTAA
- a CDS encoding polysaccharide biosynthesis protein: MFKGKKLLVTGGTGSWGQRLTAELLKEGPAEIRIFSRGEFAQIAMQRQFQSDPRLNFVIGDIRDLQALQEACRGMDYVFHLAALKHVPVCERQPEEAFKTNVYGTQNVIRASIEQGVAKVIDVSTDKAVDPVNVYGMTKAIGERLMIRANDLSERTRFVCIRGGNVLGTSGSVVPLFKRQIAEGQDLTLTSPDMTRFFLTLGEAIGLLLKASVAAIGGETLVMKMKGCNIADLAEVMKEQAGQPSLKVKEIGIRGGEKLHEVLISPYEVPHTYRYDDRYFVILPQQADKRLLSQYGGLERVSFDQYRSDDELMDRAGIAELLRGVE; encoded by the coding sequence TTGTTCAAAGGCAAAAAACTGCTGGTGACCGGAGGAACGGGATCTTGGGGGCAACGTCTAACGGCGGAATTACTCAAGGAAGGACCAGCGGAAATTCGTATTTTTTCACGCGGTGAATTTGCACAGATTGCTATGCAGCGTCAATTCCAGTCTGATCCCCGGTTGAATTTTGTTATAGGTGATATTCGGGATCTTCAGGCATTACAAGAGGCATGTCGCGGGATGGACTATGTGTTCCATCTGGCGGCGTTGAAGCATGTCCCCGTGTGCGAGAGACAGCCAGAAGAGGCTTTCAAGACGAACGTATACGGTACGCAAAATGTAATCCGGGCCAGCATTGAGCAGGGAGTCGCCAAGGTTATTGACGTCTCTACCGACAAGGCAGTAGACCCGGTGAATGTATATGGCATGACGAAGGCGATTGGCGAAAGACTGATGATTCGTGCCAACGATCTGAGCGAGCGCACCCGTTTTGTGTGTATTCGCGGCGGCAATGTGCTGGGTACAAGCGGAAGTGTTGTGCCGTTGTTCAAGCGCCAGATCGCGGAAGGGCAGGATTTGACGCTGACCAGTCCTGATATGACCCGTTTTTTCCTCACGCTTGGAGAGGCTATTGGCTTGCTGCTGAAGGCTTCTGTGGCGGCGATTGGTGGAGAGACGCTGGTTATGAAAATGAAGGGCTGCAACATTGCAGATCTGGCGGAAGTGATGAAGGAGCAGGCGGGCCAGCCATCTTTGAAAGTAAAAGAAATCGGCATACGCGGTGGGGAAAAGCTGCACGAAGTTCTGATTTCTCCTTATGAGGTGCCGCACACGTACCGCTATGATGATCGTTATTTTGTCATTCTCCCACAGCAAGCAGACAAGCGATTACTGAGCCAATATGGCGGGCTGGAACGGGTGAGCTTTGATCAATACCGCTCGGACGATGAGTTAATGGACCGCGCAGGCATTGCTGAGCTATTGCGAGGTGTGGAGTAA
- a CDS encoding nucleotide sugar dehydrogenase, which yields MKEVGILQLMEKITKGTVKVAVIGLGYVGLPMAVEMARAGYDVYGVDSDPVKVAKLLQGQSYIIDIDDDALEGLIGQRLHPVTDIKVLEHSDIVVICVPTPLTDDHQPDTSYIETAIDQAIPHLRKQTLLILESTTYPGTTEELIRPVIEQRRGWTVGQDFYVCFSPERVDPGSVHFNIRNTPKVIGGCTPDCLAAGVAFYGSFLEQMVPVSSTTVAEAAKLFENTFRSVNIGMVNELTAACEKIGINIWEVLDAAATKPFGYMPFYPGPGIGGHCIPVDPLYLSWKSEQHGLELEFVDLADRMNRRMPLYIAERIETLLAQEGKAVNQSEIVLAGVAYKKDIDDVRESPALVLFEHLKEMGASVSFTDPYVKSFKLNGEVIQSRAANTRLWESADIVVITTDHSALDYQQLVDHAPLVFDTRNATVNCTGGHVVILGNPGAGGGAAVG from the coding sequence ATGAAAGAGGTGGGTATTTTGCAACTTATGGAAAAAATAACTAAAGGCACGGTAAAGGTTGCGGTGATCGGCCTCGGTTACGTGGGACTGCCGATGGCTGTGGAAATGGCACGAGCCGGTTACGACGTGTATGGTGTGGATTCCGATCCGGTCAAAGTAGCCAAGCTGCTTCAAGGACAATCGTACATCATAGATATTGACGATGATGCGTTGGAGGGTCTGATCGGGCAGAGGCTGCATCCGGTTACGGATATCAAGGTGCTGGAGCATTCGGATATCGTCGTCATCTGCGTGCCTACGCCACTGACGGATGACCATCAGCCGGATACGTCCTATATAGAAACGGCTATCGACCAAGCTATCCCCCATTTGCGAAAACAGACGCTGCTGATTTTGGAAAGTACCACATATCCGGGAACGACGGAGGAACTGATCCGCCCGGTGATTGAACAGCGAAGGGGCTGGACGGTAGGCCAGGATTTTTACGTGTGTTTTTCACCAGAGCGCGTCGATCCGGGCAGTGTTCATTTTAACATTCGGAACACGCCCAAGGTGATTGGCGGCTGTACTCCGGATTGCCTGGCAGCAGGAGTAGCCTTTTACGGCTCCTTTCTGGAGCAAATGGTTCCAGTCAGCTCGACAACAGTCGCGGAAGCTGCGAAGCTGTTCGAGAATACGTTTCGCAGTGTCAACATCGGGATGGTCAATGAGCTGACAGCGGCCTGTGAGAAAATCGGCATCAACATATGGGAGGTGCTGGATGCGGCAGCAACGAAGCCCTTCGGCTATATGCCGTTCTATCCGGGGCCTGGCATCGGGGGTCACTGTATTCCGGTCGATCCGCTGTATTTGTCATGGAAATCCGAGCAGCATGGGCTTGAGCTGGAGTTTGTGGATTTGGCAGACCGTATGAATCGGCGTATGCCGCTGTATATTGCGGAGCGAATTGAAACCCTGCTCGCCCAGGAAGGTAAAGCTGTGAACCAGTCCGAGATCGTTCTGGCGGGCGTAGCCTACAAAAAAGACATTGATGATGTTCGGGAATCCCCTGCTCTTGTCCTGTTTGAGCACTTAAAGGAAATGGGCGCTTCGGTGAGCTTCACCGACCCGTATGTAAAGAGCTTTAAGCTGAACGGCGAGGTCATCCAATCTCGTGCGGCGAACACCCGCCTGTGGGAAAGTGCAGATATCGTCGTGATCACGACGGATCATTCTGCCCTGGATTACCAGCAGTTAGTCGACCATGCTCCGCTGGTGTTCGATACACGCAACGCGACGGTGAATTGCACAGGTGGTCATGTCGTGATACTGGGGAATCCCGGTGCTGGAGGGGGCGCCGCTGTTGGCTAA
- a CDS encoding DUF72 domain-containing protein, producing MIQIGLTGWGDHDDLYPVGTKANQKLSVYGSHFSVVEMDSSFYAVQPTDRMARWATETPDSFSFLVKAYQGMTGHTRGKQPYFKTTDAMYEALHTSIQPLREAGKLKAVLFQYPPWFDCTRENVAVLRDTKKRIGDVPSVLEFRNQSWFTPEFRKQTLAFMREEGWIHSVCDEPQAGLGSVPIVPQATDSNMTVVRLHGRNVSGWNQSSAPNWREVRYLYRYNESELAEWKDRLLELEQQSREVCVIFNNNSGGDAAANAKQLMTMLGMEPKPFPPRKPPEEDNGPEQLELF from the coding sequence ATGATTCAAATCGGACTGACGGGTTGGGGCGATCACGATGATCTGTATCCAGTCGGCACCAAAGCCAACCAAAAATTAAGCGTCTATGGAAGCCATTTTTCAGTGGTGGAGATGGATAGTTCTTTTTATGCTGTGCAGCCCACAGATCGTATGGCACGCTGGGCGACCGAAACCCCTGACTCATTTTCATTTCTCGTCAAAGCCTATCAGGGCATGACCGGGCATACGCGCGGCAAACAGCCTTATTTCAAAACAACTGATGCCATGTACGAAGCATTGCATACATCCATACAGCCTCTCCGCGAAGCAGGCAAGCTCAAGGCTGTGCTGTTCCAATATCCACCCTGGTTCGACTGTACACGTGAGAACGTCGCCGTGCTGCGTGATACGAAAAAAAGGATAGGAGATGTCCCATCCGTACTTGAATTCAGAAATCAAAGCTGGTTCACACCCGAGTTTCGAAAGCAAACGCTGGCATTTATGCGTGAGGAAGGCTGGATACACAGCGTATGCGACGAGCCGCAGGCGGGACTGGGGTCCGTCCCGATTGTGCCGCAGGCTACGGACAGCAATATGACAGTGGTACGTCTCCACGGACGGAATGTGTCCGGCTGGAATCAAAGCTCCGCACCCAACTGGCGAGAGGTTCGTTATCTGTATCGGTATAATGAGAGCGAGCTGGCCGAATGGAAAGACCGTTTGCTGGAGCTGGAGCAGCAAAGCCGCGAGGTGTGCGTTATTTTCAACAACAACTCAGGTGGAGATGCCGCCGCTAACGCCAAGCAGCTCATGACCATGCTCGGCATGGAGCCTAAGCCTTTTCCACCCCGCAAGCCACCCGAGGAGGACAATGGACCGGAACAGCTTGAACTATTTTGA
- a CDS encoding methyl-accepting chemotaxis protein, with protein sequence MKQLKRLKTLTLRKKLTAAFLLVMLVPSIIVSSFSYQAAYNQTDQQLMDSATTSVTAADRAVTQTIQAKIADIEYYATTMTASDNTPEADAALLTELQIYLKMHAEALDMFVGTPEGKLIIGKAVGSTNDPRERPWYKQAMEKPGQTVISPVGLNTAKVAVVYISRTLPDNSGVLGLSLNLNNLKEITNLKIGQQGYVMILDNTKRIVTHPIEVSGSTKLGEMLPQLFTSKEGSFNYKLDGVAKNLIFKTNALTGWKIAGTMDKSETNASAKPILITTIVVLVISAIVIGVLALWLISSILKPIQRLRNSMDAISQGNLSINVATNSTDEIGDLSRYFQKTVDSLRNMIKEIQAMTGNLSASSQELAAGAEQTTRAIEHVTEAIQDVAAGSERQANNAKENQDRVSGMSTDIAAMTEAMTEMTTFSSQAIQASDTGSEHIGNSVVSIDGIRTTVEELDTIIGALSERSGRIGTIVTVITEIASQTNLLALNASIEAARAGEHGKGFAVVATEVRKLAENSAHSAQQIREQIQGIQNGVSEALTSMESAKERVSEGINSVDLSGRSFSRIRRAIVKSAKQLDNVSASTAGVAQGTSAVVGSMEEITRIAEEAASHTETVSAAAEEQLASMEEIGSSAADLTRLAEQLQDLLAQFQLDETNNSSDR encoded by the coding sequence ATGAAACAACTGAAACGACTGAAAACATTAACACTACGTAAGAAATTAACAGCAGCATTCTTGCTGGTCATGCTTGTTCCTAGTATTATTGTCAGCTCTTTTTCTTATCAGGCAGCGTATAACCAGACAGACCAGCAATTAATGGACAGTGCGACGACTAGCGTTACCGCAGCCGACCGCGCAGTCACCCAGACGATTCAAGCCAAAATTGCAGATATCGAATATTACGCTACTACGATGACGGCCAGTGACAACACTCCAGAAGCAGATGCAGCACTCCTGACGGAGCTGCAAATCTATTTGAAAATGCATGCGGAAGCCCTCGATATGTTCGTAGGAACTCCTGAAGGAAAACTCATTATTGGCAAAGCCGTAGGCTCCACAAACGATCCTCGTGAGCGTCCGTGGTACAAACAGGCCATGGAGAAACCCGGACAAACCGTAATCAGCCCTGTCGGACTCAATACAGCTAAGGTCGCCGTTGTGTATATTTCACGTACGCTTCCTGACAATAGCGGTGTTCTCGGTCTTTCCCTGAACCTGAATAATTTAAAGGAAATTACGAATTTAAAAATCGGGCAGCAAGGTTATGTCATGATATTGGATAACACCAAGCGTATCGTTACTCACCCGATAGAAGTCAGCGGAAGTACGAAATTGGGAGAAATGTTGCCACAACTGTTCACCTCCAAGGAAGGCAGCTTTAATTACAAACTGGATGGCGTAGCCAAAAACCTGATTTTTAAAACTAACGCTCTGACCGGCTGGAAAATTGCTGGAACGATGGACAAGTCGGAAACAAATGCTTCCGCCAAACCGATCCTCATCACGACCATCGTGGTGCTGGTCATTTCAGCTATCGTCATCGGTGTGCTGGCGCTGTGGCTAATCAGCAGTATACTCAAACCGATCCAAAGATTGCGTAATTCTATGGATGCTATCAGCCAAGGCAATCTTTCCATCAATGTCGCTACGAACAGCACAGATGAAATCGGCGACTTATCGAGATATTTTCAAAAAACGGTGGATAGCCTGCGTAACATGATCAAAGAAATCCAAGCCATGACAGGCAATCTGTCAGCCTCCTCGCAAGAGCTCGCCGCAGGTGCAGAACAAACAACCCGCGCGATTGAACATGTGACCGAAGCCATTCAGGATGTGGCCGCAGGCAGCGAAAGACAAGCCAACAATGCCAAAGAAAATCAGGATCGTGTGTCAGGTATGTCAACAGATATCGCGGCTATGACCGAGGCCATGACTGAAATGACCACGTTCTCTTCTCAGGCCATTCAGGCGTCGGATACAGGCAGTGAACATATCGGCAATAGTGTCGTCTCCATTGACGGCATTCGCACAACAGTGGAAGAGCTGGATACGATTATTGGCGCATTGAGTGAACGATCCGGACGAATCGGAACGATTGTCACGGTCATTACCGAAATCGCCAGCCAGACCAACCTGCTCGCCCTGAACGCTTCTATTGAAGCAGCACGCGCCGGAGAGCATGGTAAAGGCTTTGCAGTTGTAGCGACTGAAGTCCGCAAGCTAGCGGAAAACTCAGCTCATTCGGCACAACAGATCCGTGAGCAAATTCAAGGGATTCAAAACGGCGTATCCGAGGCCCTGACCTCGATGGAATCTGCCAAAGAGCGCGTAAGCGAAGGCATTAATTCCGTGGATCTGTCCGGCCGCTCCTTCTCCCGAATTCGTAGAGCGATCGTTAAATCGGCGAAGCAGCTTGACAACGTCTCAGCTTCTACAGCAGGAGTAGCACAAGGAACAAGTGCAGTGGTCGGCAGTATGGAGGAAATTACACGTATTGCCGAAGAAGCCGCATCCCATACCGAGACGGTATCTGCGGCCGCAGAGGAACAGCTCGCCTCCATGGAAGAGATCGGTTCCTCTGCCGCAGATTTAACCCGTCTGGCAGAACAGCTCCAAGATTTGCTGGCACAGTTCCAATTGGATGAAACAAATAACAGTTCTGACCGATAA
- a CDS encoding YjfB family protein, translated as MDIAALSTGMSQASLAQAVSVKVLGMAKDQAGEQGQALIQMMEKSVQPHLGGQLDLRA; from the coding sequence ATGGATATCGCAGCATTATCAACAGGTATGAGCCAGGCCAGCTTGGCGCAAGCCGTGAGCGTGAAAGTATTGGGTATGGCTAAGGATCAAGCTGGTGAACAGGGACAAGCACTGATCCAGATGATGGAAAAAAGCGTACAGCCTCATCTCGGAGGTCAACTGGACCTTCGGGCGTAG
- a CDS encoding SGNH/GDSL hydrolase family protein: protein MTHNKKLKTYPLTKAKHVKVHGRTTQTLTPLTLFWTGSGIELNIKGSELWIEIEADYQVYEHWISIVINGAPMSRLMVTAGRHWICLLRGMNPNMVKNVRVVKDVQPMSFDSRILLQIHALKVDGELLPVTDKPYKVEFIGDSITSGEGTIGAKEETDWVPMLFTALHNYTAITAEALNADYRVLSQSGWGVLTSWDNNPHANIPAYYEQICGVLSGERNEALGAFSDHDFTSWQPDVVVVNLGTNDGGAFYSPAWTDPASGKVYKQRLNEDGTFNEEDLQAFENATENFLVKLRTCNPAAHIVWAYGMLGTPMMPAIYRAVDAYKKRTRDRNVSVFQLPNTTEETLGSRSHPGLLAHTKAANELTGYLREILKN, encoded by the coding sequence ATGACACATAACAAGAAATTGAAGACATATCCACTTACAAAAGCTAAGCATGTAAAGGTTCATGGTCGAACTACGCAAACACTTACACCACTAACTCTGTTTTGGACAGGCAGCGGCATTGAATTGAATATCAAGGGCTCGGAGCTGTGGATTGAAATTGAGGCCGATTACCAGGTGTATGAGCACTGGATCAGTATTGTCATCAATGGTGCCCCGATGAGTCGCTTGATGGTGACCGCAGGACGGCATTGGATTTGTCTTTTGAGAGGAATGAATCCTAACATGGTTAAAAATGTCCGGGTGGTCAAGGATGTCCAGCCTATGAGTTTTGACTCGCGCATCTTGTTGCAAATTCATGCCCTGAAGGTTGACGGAGAATTGCTGCCGGTCACAGATAAGCCTTACAAGGTGGAATTTATCGGTGACAGCATTACCTCGGGAGAAGGAACGATTGGAGCAAAGGAGGAGACAGACTGGGTTCCCATGTTGTTCACGGCACTACATAATTATACAGCCATAACTGCCGAAGCACTGAATGCCGATTACCGAGTATTGTCACAAAGCGGATGGGGTGTCCTAACGAGTTGGGATAATAATCCGCATGCAAACATACCAGCATATTATGAGCAGATATGTGGTGTGCTCAGCGGAGAGAGAAATGAAGCATTAGGGGCATTTTCCGATCATGATTTTACCTCATGGCAGCCGGATGTGGTCGTGGTGAATTTGGGGACTAATGACGGGGGAGCCTTCTATTCTCCCGCATGGACGGACCCAGCAAGCGGGAAAGTGTACAAGCAACGCTTGAACGAGGACGGGACATTCAATGAAGAAGATTTACAAGCTTTTGAAAACGCTACCGAAAATTTCCTTGTCAAGCTTCGGACCTGTAATCCTGCTGCCCATATTGTGTGGGCCTATGGGATGCTTGGTACTCCGATGATGCCAGCGATCTACCGGGCGGTAGACGCGTACAAGAAAAGAACGAGGGATCGGAATGTGTCCGTGTTCCAACTGCCTAACACGACGGAAGAAACGTTAGGGTCTCGCAGCCATCCAGGGCTTCTCGCCCATACCAAAGCGGCAAATGAGTTGACAGGGTATTTGCGAGAAATTTTAAAGAATTAG
- a CDS encoding glycosyltransferase family A protein: MNRKIVIEINFNNYGMNPNRLTREWISERLDVFRTFTLRSLLSQTNADFLSVVKLAGGCSDIVEDELAKREPIPDHIRFGTSIESKRRINAYIEGADELLIARIDSDDLYHQSFVQQLHDYEFQPDTVALVNQMGYLWDAVEGQMAPVFHRSPSFYVFRYRVEDFLNDYRVAIPGKGTHGYVTELPHEVIPLRNYVNVIHAANTSVKKVPAKDRLTEDDMKAVLAEFLGTGTVNS; the protein is encoded by the coding sequence ATGAATCGCAAGATTGTGATTGAAATTAATTTTAATAACTACGGGATGAATCCCAATCGGCTGACACGTGAGTGGATCAGCGAGCGGCTGGATGTATTCAGAACCTTTACGCTGCGCAGCTTGCTCAGTCAGACGAATGCGGATTTCTTGTCTGTCGTCAAGCTGGCGGGAGGATGCAGTGACATCGTGGAGGATGAATTAGCCAAGCGTGAGCCGATTCCCGACCATATCCGCTTTGGTACCAGCATCGAAAGCAAGCGCCGCATTAATGCGTATATCGAAGGCGCGGACGAACTGCTTATTGCGCGAATTGATTCCGACGATTTGTATCATCAATCGTTTGTGCAGCAGTTGCATGATTACGAATTTCAGCCGGATACGGTCGCGTTGGTGAACCAGATGGGTTACCTGTGGGATGCCGTAGAAGGTCAGATGGCACCGGTATTTCACCGTTCGCCTTCTTTTTATGTGTTTCGCTATCGAGTGGAGGATTTTCTGAACGATTACCGTGTCGCCATTCCTGGGAAGGGTACGCACGGATATGTAACGGAGCTGCCGCATGAGGTCATTCCGCTTCGCAACTATGTGAACGTCATCCATGCCGCAAATACTTCTGTAAAAAAAGTGCCAGCGAAGGATCGGCTGACAGAGGATGACATGAAGGCTGTGCTGGCTGAATTTCTGGGGACGGGCACTGTCAATTCGTAA